A stretch of the Nitratireductor thuwali genome encodes the following:
- a CDS encoding 5'-nucleotidase C-terminal domain-containing protein, protein MNKLALLALTSSALALTATQSFADYTLNILHINDWHSRIESINKYDSTCSAEDEAEGNCFGGAARLVTAVRDRRKALDGQNVLFLNAGDNFQGSLFYTTYKGEVEAEFLNLMGTDAMVVGNHEFDDGEDGLAAFLDKAEFPVLGSNVKASEASSLGDRVKQYVILEEGGEKIGIVGAVANDTAELSSPGENVSIIEDVEGITAAVEAAKAEGVNKIIAVTHVGYPRDLAAIAKIPGVDVVVGGHTNTLLSNTIEGAEGPYPTMVDNPGGYQVPVVQAGSYSKYLGELKVVFNDEGVVTQATGDVHLLDATVQPDEAAAERVAELGGPIEELKQKVVAQTTAPIDGSRENCRAGECEMGNAVTDAMLARTKDQGVDFAITNGGGLRASIDEGEVTMGEVLGVLPFQNTLATFQIKGEDVVASLESGVSQIEEGAGRFPQVSGLRFSFDPSVAPGEGRVSDVEVSENGEWQPIDPDKTYSVATNNFMRNGGDGYKLFAENAENAYDYGPGLEEVLADYLADNSPYQPTIDGRITKVGASTAAAGAAEEEATGPATGAEGEGAEAAAETTVEPAEENATEAADETGEPAEEMTAEGAAEGTEQPGEEDGAEAGSGTTGDASEATTDTPGASEAAATGEAGSHTIARGDTYWDLAQRYYGDPRKWRTLAEANPNHPARRLTVGTTITIPAAE, encoded by the coding sequence ATGAACAAGCTCGCCCTACTTGCTTTGACCTCGTCGGCGCTTGCCCTTACGGCGACGCAGTCTTTTGCCGATTACACACTCAACATCCTGCATATCAACGACTGGCACAGCCGCATCGAATCCATCAACAAATACGATTCGACCTGTTCGGCCGAAGACGAGGCGGAGGGCAATTGCTTTGGAGGCGCGGCACGGCTCGTGACGGCGGTGCGCGACCGGCGGAAGGCGCTTGACGGCCAGAATGTCCTATTCCTCAACGCCGGCGACAACTTCCAGGGATCGCTCTTCTACACGACCTATAAGGGCGAGGTCGAAGCCGAGTTCCTGAACCTCATGGGGACCGACGCCATGGTCGTCGGCAACCACGAGTTCGACGACGGTGAAGATGGCCTGGCCGCTTTCCTGGACAAGGCGGAGTTCCCGGTTCTGGGTTCCAACGTCAAGGCCAGCGAGGCCTCCAGCCTCGGCGACCGCGTGAAGCAATATGTCATCCTGGAAGAGGGCGGCGAGAAGATCGGCATCGTCGGCGCGGTGGCGAACGACACGGCCGAGCTTTCATCGCCGGGCGAGAATGTGAGCATCATAGAGGACGTGGAAGGCATCACCGCCGCCGTCGAGGCCGCAAAAGCCGAAGGCGTCAACAAGATCATTGCCGTAACCCATGTCGGCTATCCGCGCGACCTTGCCGCCATAGCCAAGATACCGGGCGTGGACGTGGTCGTCGGCGGCCACACCAACACGCTCCTGTCGAACACGATCGAAGGCGCCGAGGGGCCCTATCCGACCATGGTGGACAATCCGGGAGGCTATCAGGTGCCTGTCGTGCAAGCCGGCTCCTACTCCAAATATCTCGGTGAGTTGAAGGTGGTGTTCAACGATGAGGGTGTCGTGACGCAAGCCACCGGCGACGTGCATCTTCTGGATGCCACCGTGCAGCCGGACGAAGCTGCCGCCGAACGGGTCGCCGAACTGGGCGGTCCCATCGAGGAGCTCAAGCAGAAGGTCGTTGCCCAGACCACCGCCCCTATCGATGGCAGCCGCGAGAACTGCCGCGCTGGCGAATGCGAGATGGGCAACGCCGTCACCGATGCAATGCTTGCGCGCACCAAGGACCAAGGCGTCGACTTCGCCATCACCAATGGCGGGGGCCTGCGCGCCTCCATCGACGAAGGCGAGGTGACGATGGGCGAGGTGCTCGGCGTCCTGCCCTTCCAGAACACGCTCGCCACCTTCCAGATCAAGGGCGAGGACGTCGTCGCCTCGCTCGAGAGCGGCGTCAGCCAGATCGAGGAAGGGGCCGGGCGGTTCCCGCAGGTATCCGGCCTGCGCTTCTCGTTCGATCCGTCCGTTGCACCGGGCGAAGGCCGGGTAAGCGATGTCGAGGTCAGCGAAAACGGCGAATGGCAGCCCATCGATCCCGACAAGACATATTCGGTGGCCACCAACAACTTCATGCGCAACGGTGGCGACGGCTACAAGCTATTCGCCGAAAACGCCGAGAATGCCTATGATTACGGGCCGGGCCTTGAAGAGGTCCTGGCGGACTACCTGGCCGACAACAGCCCCTATCAACCCACGATAGACGGACGCATCACCAAGGTCGGAGCTTCGACGGCCGCCGCCGGAGCTGCGGAAGAAGAAGCCACCGGGCCGGCCACCGGCGCCGAGGGCGAAGGCGCAGAAGCAGCGGCTGAAACCACGGTGGAGCCCGCGGAAGAAAACGCCACCGAGGCCGCGGACGAGACCGGCGAGCCAGCCGAGGAGATGACCGCAGAAGGCGCGGCCGAGGGCACGGAGCAGCCCGGAGAGGAAGACGGCGCGGAAGCGGGCAGCGGAACCACGGGGGATGCCAGCGAAGCGACGACCGATACGCCCGGGGCGAGCGAGGCAGCCGCAACCGGTGAAGCGGGGAGCCATACGATCGCGCGTGGCGATACCTATTGGGATCTGGCCCAGCGGTATTATGGCGATCCCCGAAAGTGGCGGACATTGGCGGAAGCCAATCCCAATCACCCGGCCCGTAGGCTGACGGTCGGGACGACGATCACCATCCCCGCCGCCGAATAG
- a CDS encoding SPFH domain-containing protein: MLFSGLDILIPVLVVLVLLLLFVSVKTVPQGHNYTVERFGRYTRTLSPGLNIITPFIDRVGAKMNMMEQVLDVPTQEVITRDNAIVAVDGVAFYQVLSAPQAAYQVSGLENAILNLTMTNIRSVMGSMDLDELLSNRDMINEKLLRIVDEAANPWGIKMTRVEIKDINPPANLVESMARQMMAERNKRAQILEAEGLKQAQILEAEGRREAAFRDAEARERAAEAEARATEVVSEAIAKGDVQAVNYFVAQKYTEALAKIGSSNNNKIVLMPFEASALIGTLGGIGQIARDVFGADGKSPRPSTPRPPTTGPAREQ, encoded by the coding sequence ATGCTTTTCTCAGGTCTCGATATTCTTATCCCGGTCCTCGTCGTCCTCGTCCTCCTGCTGCTGTTCGTCAGCGTCAAGACGGTGCCGCAGGGGCATAATTACACGGTCGAGCGCTTCGGCCGCTACACGCGCACGCTTTCACCCGGCCTCAACATCATCACCCCCTTCATCGACCGCGTCGGCGCAAAGATGAACATGATGGAGCAGGTGCTCGACGTGCCGACCCAGGAGGTGATCACGCGTGACAACGCCATCGTCGCCGTGGACGGCGTGGCCTTTTACCAGGTGCTAAGCGCGCCGCAGGCGGCATACCAGGTGTCCGGCCTGGAGAACGCCATCCTCAACCTGACGATGACCAATATCCGTTCGGTCATGGGTTCGATGGACCTCGACGAGCTTCTGTCGAACCGCGACATGATCAACGAAAAGCTCCTGCGCATTGTCGACGAGGCGGCCAATCCGTGGGGCATCAAGATGACCCGCGTCGAGATCAAGGACATCAATCCGCCCGCCAACCTCGTCGAATCGATGGCTCGGCAGATGATGGCCGAGCGCAACAAGCGCGCCCAGATCCTGGAAGCCGAAGGGCTCAAGCAGGCGCAGATACTCGAGGCCGAAGGCCGTCGCGAAGCGGCTTTCCGCGACGCCGAGGCGCGTGAGCGCGCTGCGGAAGCCGAAGCCCGCGCGACCGAGGTCGTCTCCGAAGCGATCGCCAAGGGCGACGTGCAGGCGGTCAACTACTTCGTCGCGCAGAAATACACCGAGGCGCTGGCCAAGATCGGTTCGTCGAACAACAACAAGATCGTGCTGATGCCTTTCGAGGCTTCCGCGCTGATCGGAACGCTCGGCGGCATCGGCCAGATCGCGCGGGACGTGTTCGGCGCGGACGGCAAGAGCCCGCGCCCCTCCACGCCCCGCCCGCCGACGACCGGCCCGGCGCGTGAACAATGA
- a CDS encoding M3 family oligoendopeptidase, with protein sequence MEQFMAYRPGSGAELSHAPATQGTDGTRISGALGDLPEWNLADLYPAIDCPELTADLKRAEEDAIAFEKAWKGRLEAEAAKGASGRLGQAVREFEALDELFGRIGSYAGLTYADDTSDPERAKFYGDVQEKLTDASTHLLFFSLELNKIDDALIEKALAEDSGFGHYRPWVLDLRKEKPHQLDDKSELLFHESFVVGRGAWNRLFDETMTSLRFDVDGEELSLEPTLSMLQDADGEKRRKAAEALAETLRGNMRIFTLITNTLAKEKEISDRWRSFADVADSRHLANRVEREVVDALAQSVHEAYPRLSHRYYAMKAKWLGMDKLNHWDRNAPLPDTPQTVIAWEDARQMVLSAYRSFAPEMAEIASRFFDRRWIDAPVRPGKSPGAFAHPTVPSAHPYVLLNYMGKPRDVMTLAHELGHGVHQVLAGGQGPLMASTPLTLAETASVFGEMLTFRSLLDRTADRRERKAILAQKVEDMINTVVRQIAFYEFERKLHLERRKGELTSDRLGELWLEVQKESLGPAVNLREGYETFWAYIPHFIHSPFYVYAYAFGDCLVNSLFAVYQQAEEGFQEKYFEMLKAGGTKHHSELLAPFGLDASDPSFWTKGLSVIEDLIDELQELDEVPAPGGAVP encoded by the coding sequence ATGGAGCAATTTATGGCCTATCGCCCAGGCTCAGGCGCAGAGCTTTCCCATGCCCCGGCGACCCAGGGCACGGACGGCACGAGGATCAGCGGTGCCCTGGGCGACCTGCCGGAATGGAACCTGGCCGATCTCTACCCTGCCATCGACTGCCCGGAACTGACGGCCGATCTGAAGCGGGCGGAAGAAGACGCGATCGCCTTCGAAAAGGCATGGAAGGGCCGGCTGGAGGCGGAAGCCGCCAAGGGCGCGTCAGGCCGCCTTGGGCAGGCGGTGCGCGAGTTCGAGGCGCTGGACGAGCTTTTCGGCCGCATCGGCTCCTATGCCGGCCTCACCTATGCCGACGACACCTCTGACCCCGAGCGCGCCAAATTCTATGGAGACGTGCAGGAAAAGCTGACCGATGCGAGCACCCATCTTCTGTTCTTCTCGCTGGAGCTCAACAAGATCGACGACGCGCTGATCGAAAAGGCGCTCGCGGAGGATTCCGGCTTCGGCCATTATCGCCCCTGGGTGCTCGACCTGCGCAAGGAAAAGCCGCACCAGCTCGACGACAAGAGCGAGCTGCTGTTCCACGAGAGTTTCGTAGTAGGGCGCGGCGCGTGGAACCGGCTTTTCGACGAGACCATGACCAGCCTGCGCTTTGACGTGGACGGCGAGGAGCTGTCGCTCGAGCCGACGCTGAGCATGCTCCAGGACGCGGATGGCGAAAAGCGTCGCAAAGCGGCCGAGGCCCTTGCGGAAACGCTGCGTGGCAATATGCGCATCTTCACCCTGATCACCAATACGCTGGCCAAGGAGAAGGAGATATCCGACCGCTGGCGCAGCTTCGCCGACGTCGCCGATTCGCGCCATCTGGCGAACCGCGTCGAACGGGAAGTGGTGGACGCCCTGGCGCAGTCCGTGCATGAGGCCTATCCGCGCCTGTCGCACCGCTACTACGCCATGAAGGCGAAGTGGCTCGGCATGGATAAGCTGAACCACTGGGACCGCAACGCACCGCTGCCGGATACGCCGCAAACGGTCATCGCATGGGAAGACGCCCGCCAGATGGTACTGTCGGCCTACCGCTCATTCGCGCCTGAAATGGCTGAGATCGCAAGCCGCTTCTTCGACCGCCGCTGGATCGACGCCCCCGTGCGGCCGGGCAAGTCGCCCGGCGCCTTCGCCCATCCCACCGTGCCCTCGGCCCACCCTTACGTCCTGTTGAACTACATGGGCAAGCCGCGCGACGTGATGACGCTCGCCCACGAGCTCGGTCACGGCGTCCATCAGGTGCTCGCCGGCGGACAGGGCCCGCTCATGGCCTCGACGCCGCTGACGCTCGCCGAGACGGCTTCCGTATTCGGCGAGATGCTCACCTTCCGCTCGCTTCTCGATCGCACTGCGGACCGGCGCGAGCGCAAGGCCATACTGGCCCAGAAGGTCGAGGATATGATCAATACGGTCGTACGCCAGATCGCCTTCTACGAGTTCGAGCGCAAACTGCACCTGGAACGGCGCAAGGGCGAATTGACATCCGACCGTCTAGGCGAATTGTGGCTCGAGGTCCAGAAGGAAAGCCTTGGGCCGGCGGTGAACCTGCGCGAAGGGTACGAGACCTTCTGGGCTTACATACCCCACTTCATCCACTCGCCGTTCTACGTCTATGCTTATGCTTTCGGCGATTGTCTGGTGAATTCGCTGTTCGCCGTCTATCAGCAGGCGGAGGAAGGCTTTCAGGAAAAATACTTCGAGATGCTGAAGGCCGGTGGAACCAAGCACCATTCCGAACTGCTCGCGCCCTTCGGTCTCGACGCCTCGGATCCGTCCTTTTGGACCAAGGGGCTGTCCGTTATCGAAGATCTGATCGACGAGTTGCAGGAACTGGACGAGGTACCGGCGCCCGGCGGCGCAGTGCCGTAG
- a CDS encoding NfeD family protein, whose amino-acid sequence MLQSVLTELGPWNWMVLGFILLALEILVPGIFLLWIGIAAILTGALTLQLWGLIWWPWQVQVLVFLVLSVASALIGKKLMDARRADDTDQPLLNKRAEQLVGRTASLDEPIDNGYGRIRIDDTTWRVSGPDLPAGTRVRVTSAESGELKVEKA is encoded by the coding sequence ATGCTTCAATCCGTTCTGACCGAGCTCGGCCCATGGAACTGGATGGTGCTCGGCTTCATCCTTCTGGCGCTGGAGATACTCGTTCCCGGCATCTTCCTCCTGTGGATCGGCATTGCCGCCATCCTGACCGGCGCGCTCACTCTACAGCTCTGGGGGCTGATTTGGTGGCCCTGGCAGGTGCAGGTTCTCGTCTTCCTGGTTCTGTCGGTCGCCTCCGCGCTCATCGGCAAGAAGCTCATGGATGCGCGGCGGGCGGACGACACGGATCAGCCCTTGCTCAACAAGCGCGCGGAGCAGCTTGTCGGGCGCACCGCCTCACTGGACGAACCCATCGACAATGGCTATGGCCGCATCCGCATCGACGACACGACATGGCGCGTTTCCGGCCCCGACCTGCCGGCCGGGACCCGCGTGCGGGTGACGAGCGCGGAAAGCGGGGAGCTCAAGGTCGAGAAGGCCTGA
- a CDS encoding aminodeoxychorismate synthase component I: MAATDAPRRARAVFRNDLTGERQDFADPGKLLLAHRPSQVAETLDAAEACRLAGKWLAGYVSYEAGYALDPSLALHMPEERRVPLVCLGVFDAPSDAPAAPAPGEEPHLSGPVALWSLDDYRARFEDLHRHLALGDCYQGNLTFPVRARWRGDPFALFERLTVRQPVRYASFIDLGGPSVLSRSPELFFDVSGDGFIETMPMKGTMPRGASTEQDEHLKELLRSDPKNLAENRMIVDLLRNDISRVSQTGTLEVPDLFRVETYPTVHQMVSRVRARLSEGVTLREIFTALFPCGSVTGAPKISAMKILRRLESGPRDVYCGAIGWAAPDGRMRFNVAIRTITLHGNGEAVFNVGGGVVFDSTAEGEYEEALLKARFATGEVPRTL, from the coding sequence TTGGCAGCAACCGACGCCCCCAGGAGAGCCCGCGCCGTCTTTCGCAACGATTTGACGGGAGAACGGCAGGATTTTGCCGATCCCGGCAAGCTCCTGCTGGCGCACAGGCCTAGCCAGGTTGCCGAAACGCTCGATGCAGCGGAGGCGTGCCGCCTGGCGGGCAAATGGCTGGCCGGCTACGTTTCCTACGAGGCCGGTTACGCACTCGATCCTTCGCTCGCCCTGCATATGCCGGAAGAAAGGCGCGTGCCCCTCGTCTGCCTCGGCGTGTTTGACGCACCTTCCGATGCACCCGCCGCACCGGCACCGGGCGAGGAGCCGCACCTATCCGGACCGGTCGCCCTATGGAGCCTTGACGACTATCGCGCGCGTTTCGAGGACCTGCACCGTCATCTGGCGCTGGGCGACTGCTACCAGGGCAATCTCACTTTCCCTGTCCGCGCGAGATGGCGAGGCGATCCGTTTGCGCTGTTCGAGCGGCTGACCGTCCGCCAGCCCGTGCGCTACGCCTCCTTCATAGATCTCGGCGGCCCTTCGGTTCTGTCGCGCTCGCCCGAGCTCTTCTTCGACGTATCGGGCGATGGCTTCATCGAAACCATGCCGATGAAGGGGACGATGCCGCGCGGCGCCAGTACCGAGCAGGACGAGCATCTGAAAGAGCTCCTGCGCTCGGACCCCAAGAACCTAGCGGAGAACCGGATGATCGTCGATCTCCTGCGCAACGATATCTCCCGCGTCAGCCAAACCGGCACGCTGGAAGTTCCCGATCTCTTCCGCGTCGAAACCTATCCCACGGTGCACCAGATGGTCAGCCGTGTGCGCGCAAGGCTGAGCGAGGGCGTCACGCTGCGGGAGATCTTCACGGCACTTTTTCCCTGCGGATCGGTGACCGGCGCGCCCAAGATCAGCGCCATGAAAATTCTGCGCCGGCTGGAAAGCGGCCCGCGTGACGTCTATTGCGGCGCGATCGGCTGGGCCGCGCCCGACGGGCGCATGCGCTTCAACGTGGCGATCCGCACGATCACACTCCATGGCAACGGAGAAGCCGTGTTCAACGTGGGTGGCGGCGTGGTCTTCGATTCCACCGCCGAGGGCGAGTATGAAGAAGCGCTGCTGAAGGCCCGTTTTGCAACGGGCGAGGTGCCGCGAACGCTTTAG
- a CDS encoding phenylacetate--CoA ligase family protein: protein MAAYYDASETRDPFEREAELFTRLPDFLRRAAAEAPGLASWLSNVDFAAVRTRGNLARLPVLRKSELLERQRADPPFGGFVPASHLKGSRLFMSPGPLWEAQPPGADPWGAARAFFAAGVRPGDIVHNAFAYHMTPGGFVLDEGARAFGCAVFPAGTGNTDMQVEAASHLRPAVYCGTPDYLKVMLDRAEEMGRPLTSFKRGLVSGGALFPSLREEYAGRGVSVYQCYATAEFGVIAYETCDEDGAPLPGMVLNEDLIVEIVRPGSDEPVPDGEVGEIVVTGFNPAYPLVRLGTGDLSAILPGQSPCGRTNRRIKGWMGRADQRTKIKGMFVDPRQVAELLRRHRELARARLVVTRRNESDSMALHVEPANGAMIDREAVAASLRDITKLGGAVEVASPGTLPNDGKVIADERQYAG, encoded by the coding sequence ATGGCCGCCTATTACGACGCGTCCGAAACACGCGATCCGTTCGAGCGCGAAGCGGAACTTTTCACGCGCCTGCCGGATTTTCTTCGCCGCGCGGCTGCCGAGGCGCCGGGGCTTGCGTCCTGGCTTTCGAACGTGGATTTTGCCGCCGTCAGGACGCGCGGCAATCTCGCGCGCCTTCCGGTTCTGCGCAAGTCGGAACTGCTGGAGCGCCAGCGCGCCGACCCGCCTTTCGGCGGCTTCGTTCCCGCCAGCCATCTGAAGGGCTCCCGCCTTTTCATGTCGCCCGGACCCTTGTGGGAAGCGCAGCCGCCCGGCGCCGATCCTTGGGGCGCGGCACGGGCATTCTTCGCCGCGGGCGTGCGCCCCGGCGACATCGTCCACAATGCGTTCGCCTATCACATGACCCCCGGCGGCTTTGTGCTGGATGAAGGCGCGCGCGCCTTCGGCTGCGCCGTGTTTCCCGCCGGCACGGGAAACACAGACATGCAGGTGGAAGCTGCCTCCCATCTGCGTCCCGCCGTCTATTGCGGCACACCGGATTATCTCAAGGTCATGCTGGACCGGGCGGAAGAGATGGGCCGCCCGCTGACCTCGTTCAAGCGCGGCCTTGTCTCCGGAGGAGCGCTCTTTCCTTCCTTGCGAGAGGAATATGCCGGCCGTGGCGTCAGCGTCTACCAGTGCTACGCCACCGCTGAATTCGGCGTCATCGCCTATGAAACCTGCGACGAGGACGGGGCCCCGCTGCCCGGCATGGTCCTCAATGAAGACCTCATCGTGGAGATCGTCCGCCCCGGTTCCGATGAGCCGGTGCCGGACGGCGAGGTGGGCGAGATCGTGGTGACGGGCTTCAATCCGGCCTATCCGCTCGTGAGGCTCGGCACCGGTGACCTTTCGGCCATCCTGCCAGGCCAAAGCCCGTGCGGCCGCACCAACCGCCGCATCAAGGGCTGGATGGGCCGCGCCGACCAGCGCACCAAGATCAAGGGCATGTTCGTCGATCCCAGGCAGGTGGCCGAGCTCCTGCGCCGCCACCGCGAGCTCGCCCGCGCGCGCCTAGTCGTCACCAGACGCAACGAGAGCGACAGCATGGCCCTGCATGTCGAGCCGGCAAACGGTGCCATGATCGACCGGGAAGCCGTGGCGGCCTCGTTGAGGGACATCACCAAGCTCGGCGGCGCGGTCGAAGTAGCCTCGCCCGGAACCCTGCCGAACGACGGCAAGGTGATCGCCGATGAACGGCAGTACGCCGGCTAA
- a CDS encoding homospermidine synthase produces the protein MAKNDWPVHGEITGPIVMIGFGSIGRGTLPLLERHFKYDKSRMVVIDPSDEHRSLLDERGIRFVQSPVTRENYKEFLTPLLTEGEGQGFCVNLSVDTSSLDLMKLCRKLKVLYIDTVVEPWLGFYFDKTADNASRTNYALRETVRQEKRRNPGGTTAVSTCGANPGMVSWFVKQGLVNLAGDLGVDVKEPGAEDREGWAKLMKKLGVKGIHIAERDTQRTKDPKPMNVFWNTWSVEGFISEGLQPAELGWGTHENWKPKNARKQKKGCKAAIFLEQPGANTRVRTWCPTPGQQYGFLVTHNESISISDYYTVRDRKGKVVYRPTCHYAYHPCNDAVLSLHEMFGAGGKAQPVQHVLDENELVDGADELGVLIYGHEKNAYWFGSQLSLEETRQLAPYQNATGLQVSSAVIAGMVWALENPEAGIVEADEMDYRRCLEIQRPYLGPVKGYYTDWTPLEGRPGLFPEDIDEKDPWQFRNILVR, from the coding sequence ATGGCGAAAAACGACTGGCCCGTCCACGGCGAGATTACCGGCCCTATCGTGATGATCGGCTTCGGCTCGATCGGGCGGGGAACACTTCCCCTTCTCGAGCGCCATTTCAAATACGACAAGTCGCGCATGGTGGTGATCGACCCCAGCGACGAGCATCGCAGCCTGCTCGACGAGCGCGGCATCCGGTTCGTCCAGTCCCCCGTGACCAGGGAGAACTACAAGGAGTTTCTCACGCCGCTTCTGACCGAGGGCGAAGGCCAGGGCTTTTGCGTCAACCTTTCCGTCGACACCTCCTCGCTCGACCTGATGAAGCTGTGCCGCAAGCTGAAGGTTCTTTACATCGACACCGTTGTCGAACCGTGGCTGGGCTTTTACTTCGACAAGACCGCCGACAATGCCTCGCGCACCAATTATGCCCTGCGTGAGACCGTGCGCCAGGAAAAGCGCAGGAATCCCGGCGGCACGACGGCCGTCTCAACCTGTGGCGCGAATCCGGGGATGGTCTCCTGGTTCGTAAAGCAGGGTCTGGTGAACCTAGCCGGCGATCTGGGCGTCGACGTCAAGGAACCCGGGGCGGAAGACCGCGAAGGCTGGGCGAAGCTGATGAAGAAGCTCGGCGTTAAGGGCATTCACATCGCGGAGCGCGATACGCAGCGCACCAAGGATCCCAAGCCCATGAACGTCTTCTGGAACACATGGTCAGTGGAAGGCTTCATCTCCGAGGGTCTGCAGCCCGCAGAACTCGGCTGGGGTACCCATGAGAACTGGAAGCCCAAGAACGCCCGCAAGCAAAAAAAGGGATGCAAGGCGGCGATCTTCCTGGAGCAGCCGGGGGCCAACACCCGCGTGCGCACCTGGTGCCCGACGCCCGGCCAGCAATACGGCTTCCTCGTCACCCATAATGAATCGATCTCGATCTCGGACTACTACACGGTCCGGGACAGGAAGGGCAAAGTCGTCTACCGCCCCACCTGCCACTATGCCTATCACCCCTGCAACGACGCCGTGCTTTCGCTGCACGAGATGTTCGGCGCCGGCGGCAAGGCACAGCCCGTGCAGCACGTCCTCGACGAGAACGAGCTCGTGGACGGTGCCGACGAGCTGGGCGTCCTGATCTACGGCCATGAGAAGAACGCCTACTGGTTCGGCTCGCAGCTTTCGCTGGAAGAGACGCGTCAACTGGCGCCCTACCAGAACGCCACCGGACTTCAGGTGTCATCGGCCGTCATCGCCGGCATGGTCTGGGCGCTCGAGAACCCCGAGGCCGGCATCGTCGAAGCCGACGAAATGGATTATCGCCGCTGCCTGGAGATCCAGCGACCCTATCTCGGCCCGGTAAAAGGCTATTACACCGACTGGACGCCGCTCGAAGGCCGCCCGGGGCTTTTCCCCGAGGACATCGACGAAAAGGATCCATGGCAATTCCGCAACATTCTCGTGCGCTGA
- the hemH gene encoding ferrochelatase has translation MTLKTMPETGTAGSAALLPEGHPPVRIGKVGVLLVNLGTPDGTSYWPMRRYLREFLSDRRVIEWPRAIWYPILHGIVLNTRPKKSGAAYDAIWNRERDESPLRTFTRSQAEKLGAALEGLDNVIVDWAMRYGTPSIEKVTKSLMERGCERIVMFPLYPQYSATTTATVNDKFFEALMKMRFQPAIRTVPPYHDEPAYIEALARSIEQHLATVDFEPEVVIASYHGIPQSYFRRGDPYHCHCQKTTRLLRERLGWDEEKLITCFQSRFGPEEWLQPYTDKTVEKLAREGVKSVAVLNPGFVSDCLETLEEIAGEAGEIFHHAGGENFTHIPCLNDSAEGMAVIEALIRRELAGWA, from the coding sequence ATGACATTGAAAACGATGCCGGAAACCGGGACCGCCGGGTCTGCGGCGCTGCTTCCCGAGGGACACCCGCCAGTCAGGATCGGAAAGGTCGGCGTCCTGCTTGTCAACCTCGGCACGCCGGACGGCACCAGCTACTGGCCCATGCGGCGCTACCTTCGCGAGTTCCTGTCGGACCGGCGAGTAATCGAGTGGCCGCGTGCGATCTGGTATCCCATCCTGCATGGCATCGTACTGAACACCCGGCCTAAAAAATCGGGCGCTGCCTATGATGCGATATGGAACAGGGAGCGCGATGAATCGCCCTTGCGGACATTCACCCGCTCGCAGGCGGAAAAACTGGGAGCAGCGCTCGAAGGGCTCGACAATGTGATTGTCGACTGGGCGATGCGTTACGGTACCCCTTCCATCGAGAAGGTCACCAAGAGCCTGATGGAACGCGGCTGCGAACGCATCGTCATGTTTCCGCTCTACCCGCAATATTCAGCGACCACCACGGCCACGGTGAATGACAAGTTCTTCGAGGCGCTGATGAAGATGCGCTTTCAGCCGGCGATACGGACCGTGCCGCCCTACCACGACGAGCCGGCCTATATAGAAGCGCTCGCGCGCTCCATCGAGCAGCACCTGGCGACGGTCGATTTCGAACCGGAGGTGGTGATTGCGTCCTATCACGGCATTCCGCAGAGCTATTTCCGGCGCGGCGACCCCTATCACTGCCACTGCCAAAAGACGACGCGGCTGCTGCGCGAGCGGCTCGGCTGGGACGAGGAGAAGCTGATCACCTGCTTCCAGTCCCGTTTCGGGCCGGAGGAATGGCTCCAGCCATATACGGACAAGACGGTGGAGAAGCTGGCGCGCGAGGGCGTCAAGTCGGTCGCCGTCCTCAATCCGGGCTTCGTCTCCGACTGCCTGGAAACGCTCGAGGAAATAGCCGGTGAAGCCGGCGAAATCTTCCACCACGCCGGCGGCGAGAACTTCACGCACATACCCTGCCTTAACGACAGCGCCGAAGGCATGGCTGTCATCGAAGCCCTGATACGCCGCGAACTGGCGGGATGGGCTTGA